The Vigna radiata var. radiata cultivar VC1973A chromosome 6, Vradiata_ver6, whole genome shotgun sequence DNA segment ACCTTCTAAAGATGTTCTGTTTTggctcttaaaaaataaattttgtattttctgcATTCATAATGCAGCAAAGCCAATATTACTCGGTTATCTAGTTGAAGGTATTGCGCATGTTACATTTTTGGACCTTGCCTTTGGTTAGTTGGGCTTTTAGTAAAGACtaacaaaatgatattttagaactgatggttttattaaaaatattaaaacttaattatttttattgtatttaatttatacaacTGTAACGTTCaatggttttaaatattaagaagGTGAATAGGAGTGTGGTAGTGATAAAGATGGTGACAGACATTTTAAGGCAGAGTCTGACAATATGAATTTGCATGTATTTTGATTTGCTGTTCTGTATGCAGTCCTTTCATTGGTTGTAGAAGTCCAATATTAATCATCAAATACATGTATTGACAATAAGATTTGACAAAAGTAACAtttcacttattttataaataattatcgaATCACGTCGTTTGTTTAAGTAAATTATTGTGTATTAAGTAAATTATTAATGTGAATTGCTAagtaaattattgtttattaatgtGACCTCTATAGATTAAGcttaaaggaaaaaataatacaaatgaatgtcaaaatatttaaaagatattagtGTATGAAGCTCAACAATACAGTCATCCATTTTAAAACCTACTACACTTAAAGCAGAGGATTTGAATCACCTGATTTCGAAATTGTAGAGTGAGATATTTTCTCGTTCATTTATttgaacttatttttatttttggtatagaatttctataatatttatttttataatttcacatGTCACTCTTTTTCAAAGTGgctctaattttaaaaaatatatattatttttattgtgtccctattttcttttttaaattttgtttaatttcaattcatttattatattttgtcttctgatttctttttctctagATGATCTTATATTGTTTATTACGAAAATAAGaagtgataaaattataaaataaaaataaaattattgatgaaaataatttaagaatgaatttttaatttcaatattttataagttataagTTATGTATTGCAAtgttataaattgttttaggTGTATGAGATAAAGTGTTAACTTTAAATGacttttttctctttacttcttagctcttttctttgcttttcataTGCTCCAACTTATCCGATCGAATGTAAATGCTAAACATATTTTACTACTTACATAAGTTTGATATATGAACAGTTTAATAATCAATGTTCTAAACATTGTGTCACTAAGTTTCAACaatcatatcttttatttatatttatagatttttttttttataagcaaCTGATTTTTTTTAGACTTGCTAACTTATTTAGCTTAATTAGATGACTAACTGGATCAAAACTTATCAATTTTATCCTACAATCTATTCGGCGTGATTTTGAAATAACAGCTAGTACATATACAAtacatcaaaatttttaaataacgtctagatattaaaactttaaagtaaaataaagaataaaaattatgcaaaattatatattgacaTAAGCATATAATTAAAGTTTAGTGATAGCATAGGTAAATTTCATATGCTATAATCAACTTATTTCAGATAATTAAAGTTTAGTGATAGCACAGGTACAGTCCTTATGCAAGCTAAAGTTAGCTATAGCTTTTATATTATGTGGGTATTTCTCATAGATAATTtccatattttcataaatatataacagaaaTTCAATCTTGtcatatatacttatttatgtGCACTTAAAATCAATTGAAAGTATCAATTTAGTTATATGCTAGAAACATTGCATGAACTAAAAATTAGTATATCATCCATGTACAAGCATATAATAAGCCAATCAtcattttcagatttagaaTACAAGCATTTATCAGTATCatttagagaaaaaatcatcacataataatatattatcaagtttttcaagttattgttttgatgtttatttCAATccatataaagattttaaaagtttggaCACATTCCCTTAACTAGATACAAATTGAGAGTTTTAAACTCCATAGTTTATAGATAACTGCTAAGGCTAACAACACTAGAATAGGAAATCCTAACAACACTAGAATAGGAAATCCTAAAGGTGTCAAAATAATCTATGTTGGGCTGTTGAGTAAAATCTTTTGCTACTAATCATACCTTATACATCTTTATAAATTCATTAAggtgatatttttttcttaaagatccacttaCAACCAATAAATTTTGTTCCTTTAGACAAATCTAATATGACCCTAGtacaaattttctaaatttcatttcagTACAAATGACCATATCCCACTATTTTGAATAAGGAACACTAATAACGTTTACAAAATAACTAGGATCATAATCAACTAGACAAATATagaaatcattatttttaaaaaacgaaACTATGACTTGAATAAGAAATTATCCCgttttatttaagtaaattttcatatattaagatAACTAACAgtttaatttatagttattttaagaTTAGAGTACATaacttcatatatattattatttttaatgtaaaagtttataataaaaaaaaaaaaaacacataacaaaataacacaGAACTATAGGtaagataaaaaagatttatCATTTAAGGTAGAACTTGAATACATAGGATATATCCCTTACATCAAGACTACAAAATAAGAGATAATTACCGGAACAACTATTTTATTCGTGAAGAAAAACATGAGTTCTTTATAAAACCTAGGGAAATATAACATCTAATTCCGTTTAACTTCCTCGCAAAGGCCATCTTCAACAATATtggtttttccattttgatccTGGAACCAAAATAAACACcaaaaatattcagaaaaagaaataattgtgtttctatatttttttgaaaatattttagaatatttaccTTCATatccattaaaaataaatcaacaagAAGCaccaaataaataagttattacGTCCTTAGGCATGATAAAAGAGGAAGATTTATCACATATTAACTCAAAAGTTTGCATTCTAGTGAAAGGAGAAGATTCATCCTTTAATTTATCAGGGAACATAGATAAaacctacaaaaaaaaaagtatgaattaTAACATCAGACAACACTGCAATTCTATTCTTGTGCTACCAAGATATTGTAAAGTATCACaatttgacaaaagaaaaatacttacTTCAATGATATTGGATGACAAGGATATAGATTCTGCCCTTTGCATGATTTCAAATAGCTCAATCAAAGTATTTAAGGAATCAGTATCTTTCTCCAACGaacatatatgaatatatattttctccacAAAGAGAAGATTAGTCTTAGTGAGAATAGGATATAAATAAACAGAAacagtatatttaaaatattgaagcCTTGGTGTTTGAAGCTCAAAGACACAGTCATTTTCAAACTCCCCAAACACTGTAAAATGTGATATATTTAAGTCTACAAGGTGGGAGGCAGAGATTTTGAAGGTATGGGTGTCACCATAGTATATGAATCtatgaaaatataaagattCCAAATTGACACAACCCTTAAATGGATCAAACAGCttttcacttccaaaataataaatttcacaaCAACTGAGGTATAGGTGTTTAAGAGAAGGAAATTCGAAATTTGTAATCTCAATCAATATGAATGAAAGTTTGAGAGTAGTGAGAGATGTAAATAAAGAGAGTTTAGGAAGTTTGCTCTCAAGACAAGAAGCACGAATTGTAAGTACCTCAACGGTAGTGGTTATGGATAGTGTATCAATAAGATGCTCAATGATGGAATCTACCACATTATAGTGACACTTTAAATTAACATTGGAAACAATGGTGGAAGTATCTCTGCAAGACaaaaaattatctacaaaatCCTCAAAAGACATAGCATCTTGGAATGACGCATCATCAAAGTTAATAACGGGCAGGGAAGCCCACAGATACCTACACCGTTTGTTCAAAACTGATGTTTGAACTGCGGTTTTTGCATCCACAAAAGAAAGGATTTGTAGAATAATTTCCTCAGGTAACCCAGGCAACATGTCTTCttccttcttattttttttccttttttttgaAGAGTCTCTTCTGTAAAAattctttcctttcatttctgtaaagttttcttctcttcgttttcttcctcttctcaaaTACCAATatttatagtattatttttcacttttttcaaacaaatactattttttgttttaatttaattttatttaaattcactttttatattttatctt contains these protein-coding regions:
- the LOC106763213 gene encoding putative FBD-associated F-box protein At5g56440, with product MLPGLPEEIILQILSFVDAKTAVQTSVLNKRCRYLWASLPVINFDDASFQDAMSFEDFVDNFLSCRDTSTIVSNVNLKCHYNVVDSIIEHLIDTLSITTTVEVLSMFPDKLKDESSPFTRMQTFELICDKSSSFIMPKDDQNGKTNIVEDGLCEEVKRN